Proteins from one Bacillus thuringiensis genomic window:
- a CDS encoding glycosyltransferase family 2 protein: MPKISVIMTSYNKPAFVEKSILSVLNQTFQDFELFIMDDNSDEITQKVIQPFINKENVHFYKSNVAHISERTKKVRYAALINEALKHAKGEYITYITDDNQYEEERLKKMSSYLDENEDVQIIYSASKTIHIDESDMPIKTVERPAKKITNNAPCTIDHCSIMHRASVLPILEKRWNSYWDEDPQFYRIGDARFFWRLNHYWDFYPLDEILDINYITPHSIHAQLFAEEKNEFVQLLPPQRTCKELREDLRRKRG, translated from the coding sequence TTGCCTAAAATTTCAGTTATAATGACAAGTTACAATAAGCCTGCGTTTGTTGAAAAATCGATATTAAGTGTATTAAACCAAACTTTTCAAGATTTTGAGCTTTTTATAATGGATGATAATTCAGATGAAATAACGCAGAAGGTGATTCAACCATTTATAAATAAGGAAAATGTACATTTTTATAAAAGTAATGTAGCTCATATTTCTGAAAGGACAAAAAAAGTCAGATATGCGGCTTTAATTAATGAAGCACTTAAGCATGCTAAAGGGGAATATATAACTTATATTACAGATGATAATCAATATGAAGAAGAACGCTTGAAAAAGATGTCTAGTTATCTTGATGAGAATGAAGATGTTCAAATTATTTACTCTGCATCAAAAACGATTCATATAGATGAATCAGATATGCCTATTAAAACTGTTGAAAGACCTGCCAAAAAAATTACAAATAATGCGCCATGTACCATTGATCATTGTTCTATTATGCATAGAGCATCTGTTTTACCAATTCTTGAAAAAAGGTGGAATTCTTACTGGGATGAAGATCCTCAGTTTTACCGGATAGGAGATGCACGTTTCTTTTGGAGATTAAATCACTATTGGGATTTTTATCCCTTAGATGAAATTTTAGATATTAATTATATTACTCCTCATTCAATACATGCACAGTTATTTGCAGAAGAAAAAAATGAATTTGTGCAATTATTACCACCACAAAGAACATGCAAAGAATTAAGAGAAGATCTAAGAAGAAAAAGAGGGTGA